Proteins encoded by one window of Paenibacillus urinalis:
- a CDS encoding chemotaxis protein CheC, with the protein MTRSFDQFHDIEMDVLKEIGNIGAGHAATALSTLLNRPIDMGVPTVQRVPFELIAESVGGDESIVTAVYFRVEGDAPGNLFFMMTPEAAKQLLHHFSGSVTNEVLEFSDMERSILSEIGNILAGSYLSSLADFTRLAMMPTVPGFAVDMAGAILSYGLLHMSHMGNEALLIDTNFLEGSNRVQGQFFLIPDPDSFGAIFEALGVHG; encoded by the coding sequence ATGACACGCTCTTTTGATCAATTTCATGATATAGAAATGGATGTTCTGAAAGAAATAGGCAATATAGGAGCCGGTCATGCGGCTACTGCGCTATCGACACTGCTGAACAGGCCGATTGATATGGGGGTCCCCACGGTTCAGCGCGTACCCTTTGAATTGATTGCAGAGAGCGTTGGTGGTGACGAGAGTATTGTTACTGCCGTCTACTTTAGAGTAGAAGGGGATGCGCCGGGGAATTTGTTTTTTATGATGACGCCGGAGGCCGCCAAACAGCTGCTGCATCACTTCAGTGGATCGGTGACTAATGAGGTGCTTGAATTCTCCGATATGGAACGATCCATCCTGTCTGAGATCGGGAATATACTTGCCGGGTCCTATCTGTCTTCGCTGGCAGATTTTACTCGATTAGCCATGATGCCTACCGTGCCGGGCTTTGCTGTTGATATGGCTGGAGCCATCCTCAGCTACGGGCTGCTTCATATGAGTCATATGGGAAATGAAGCTCTGCTCATTGATACTAATTTTCTGGAGGGATCAAATCGGGTGCAGGGACAATTTTTCCTAATACCTGATCCTGATTCTTTTGGCGCAATATTTGAGGCGCTTGGAGTACATGGCTGA
- a CDS encoding chemotaxis protein CheD, which produces MIEQKKLIKVGMADLNILAEPGVIRTTGLGSCVGVTLYDPVSRICGMAHVMLPSSSIARESVDLNRAKYADTAIVLLLDRMKAQGASQSHIVAKMAGGSQMFQFAGSGDTLRIGPRNTEACKEALNLADIPLIAEDCGGHHGRTIDLDRDTGVLTIRSVQMGVKEL; this is translated from the coding sequence ATGATTGAGCAGAAGAAGCTGATCAAGGTAGGAATGGCTGATTTAAATATTCTGGCTGAGCCGGGAGTCATTAGAACGACCGGGCTTGGATCCTGTGTCGGTGTCACATTGTACGATCCTGTGAGCAGGATTTGCGGTATGGCGCATGTGATGCTTCCATCTTCTTCGATTGCTAGAGAAAGTGTGGATTTAAATCGGGCAAAGTATGCGGATACCGCAATCGTACTACTGTTAGATAGAATGAAGGCGCAGGGAGCATCTCAGTCGCATATTGTTGCCAAAATGGCAGGTGGATCTCAGATGTTTCAATTTGCCGGATCTGGGGATACGTTACGTATTGGCCCTCGAAATACGGAAGCGTGCAAAGAAGCTTTGAATCTAGCAGATATTCCGCTGATCGCAGAGGATTGTGGTGGACATCATGGCAGAACCATTGATCTGGATCGGGATACAGGGGTGCTGACAATTCGAAGCGTACAGATGGGTGTGAAAGAGTTATGA
- a CDS encoding FliA/WhiG family RNA polymerase sigma factor — protein sequence MTDRNSSHLADMDLWERWKEQGDLDARNQLIEKHLHIVQYVSSRLAVGLPKNVSKDDLESNGALGLMDALDKFDYKRGLQFETYASWRVRGAILDGLRQGDWVPRSVREKAKKIEEAYQHLEQRYSRSVTDEEMGQYLDVSAGDFRNMLQEVAVMSLYSLEDPLREEDAETRMSLLIDEKAYAPEQTVRDIHLKQALMQGIDKLTEKERIVVSLLYYEDLSLSEIAEVMSLSPSRISQLHSKAILRLRGTLEKQRELLMNRD from the coding sequence ATGACAGACCGAAATTCGTCCCATTTGGCAGATATGGACCTGTGGGAAAGATGGAAGGAACAAGGGGACCTGGATGCAAGGAACCAGCTGATTGAAAAACATCTTCATATCGTTCAGTATGTCTCAAGTCGACTCGCCGTCGGATTGCCCAAGAATGTATCAAAGGATGATTTGGAGAGCAATGGTGCTCTGGGACTGATGGATGCTCTGGACAAATTTGATTATAAGCGCGGACTTCAATTTGAGACTTATGCTTCATGGAGAGTGAGAGGTGCGATTCTCGATGGCTTGCGCCAGGGTGACTGGGTGCCGAGATCTGTCAGAGAGAAGGCGAAGAAGATTGAAGAGGCTTATCAGCATTTGGAACAGAGGTATTCAAGAAGTGTCACTGATGAAGAGATGGGCCAATATCTCGACGTTTCTGCTGGAGATTTCAGGAACATGCTGCAGGAAGTCGCGGTAATGTCGCTGTATTCACTTGAGGATCCACTGCGCGAGGAGGATGCGGAGACACGGATGTCACTATTGATCGATGAGAAGGCTTATGCCCCTGAGCAGACGGTAAGAGATATTCATTTGAAGCAGGCTTTGATGCAGGGCATTGATAAGCTGACGGAAAAAGAAAGAATTGTGGTTTCCTTACTATATTATGAGGATTTATCATTGAGTGAAATTGCAGAAGTGATGTCATTGTCACCATCGCGTATTTCCCAGCTTCACTCCAAGGCAATTCTGAGGCTGAGAGGTACTCTTGAGAAACAGCGTGAACTCTTAATGAACAGGGATTAG
- a CDS encoding chemotaxis protein CheW, whose amino-acid sequence MAEDIKVIVFKLGEEEYGIEVDQVQTIERMMPITRVPKTYSFVKGVVNLRGVVIPIIDLRGRFSLPETEYTDHTRIIMVTVQEMQVGFIVDSANDVLDIHSGDIENPPEVIGGVKAKYLRGVAKLGEDRLLIMLNLVEVLNKSEIVMLEGMEG is encoded by the coding sequence ATGGCAGAAGATATTAAAGTAATTGTATTTAAACTGGGTGAAGAAGAGTATGGCATTGAGGTCGATCAGGTTCAAACGATTGAGAGAATGATGCCGATTACGAGAGTTCCCAAAACGTATTCCTTTGTAAAAGGCGTCGTCAATCTTCGCGGTGTAGTTATTCCCATCATCGATTTGCGAGGACGCTTTTCTCTTCCAGAGACGGAATACACCGATCATACCCGAATCATTATGGTAACTGTACAAGAGATGCAGGTTGGATTCATTGTCGATTCGGCCAACGATGTGCTGGACATCCATTCAGGAGATATCGAGAATCCGCCAGAGGTTATTGGCGGCGTAAAAGCCAAGTACTTGAGAGGCGTTGCCAAGCTGGGTGAAGATCGCTTGCTTATTATGCTTAATCTGGTGGAAGTGTTGAATAAGAGCGAAATTGTTATGCTCGAAGGTATGGAAGGATAA
- a CDS encoding chemotaxis protein CheA, whose product MDMNQYLSMFIDESNDHLQSLNEKMLELENNPEDISIVQVIFRSAHTLKGMAATMGFEDLASLTHKMENVLDLVRNEKLTMQEPIFDVLFQSLDALESMVQDIMAGGEGKADVSAIVDKLQAIESGEASMSDAASEISSADASSSGAALSLDEFQASVLTQSIADGQGAVFVHVTISKSSQLKSVRAYMVFDLLERSGEVIKTEPSVQEIEQDQFDYDFSLYYITQMQPEELQQAIMNISEIEKVEVVPLTIEMLGQISSKEAAASVEMPLIEEKKAEVISKDKGTAKPTKPAAGKSNAKPAGAAVGNRTIRVDIERLDVLMNLFSELLIDRSRLEQLASELDHSDLIETVSHMSRVSSDLQNIVLKLRMVPVDTVFNRFPRMVRDLAKSLDKKVDLVITGAETELDRTVIDEIGDPLVHLLRNAVDHGVESISKRIEAGKPETGTIQLRAFHSGNHVFIEIEDDGAGIYRDKLLKTAISRGVVTEAEGELMTDEQVYQLLFAPGFSTAETISDISGRGVGLDVVKAKITALGGNVTIHSTPGQGTNFSVQLPLTLSIIAAMLIRLGEEKYAIPLSSIVETAIIKKEKIRYVHGSKMISFRDSMIPYVSLSKVFDVSGYTDEEEDEVEIVVIRKGEQLAALAVDDFIGQNEIVIKSLGKYLPSIQGISGATILGDGQVALIIDPNGFIK is encoded by the coding sequence GTGGATATGAATCAATATTTATCCATGTTCATTGATGAGTCTAATGATCATCTCCAATCATTGAACGAAAAGATGCTCGAATTGGAAAATAATCCGGAGGACATCAGCATCGTTCAGGTGATTTTTCGATCGGCCCACACACTTAAAGGAATGGCTGCGACAATGGGATTCGAGGATCTCGCCTCATTAACTCATAAGATGGAAAATGTACTGGATCTGGTCCGCAACGAGAAGCTGACGATGCAGGAGCCAATATTTGATGTTCTGTTCCAGAGCTTAGATGCACTCGAGTCCATGGTTCAGGATATTATGGCAGGTGGAGAAGGCAAGGCTGACGTGTCCGCGATTGTAGATAAGCTGCAGGCGATTGAAAGCGGAGAAGCAAGTATGTCTGATGCTGCATCAGAGATCAGCAGTGCAGATGCATCTTCGAGTGGAGCAGCGTTATCACTTGATGAATTTCAAGCGTCTGTATTAACGCAGTCCATTGCAGATGGGCAGGGTGCGGTGTTTGTGCATGTCACCATCAGTAAGTCAAGTCAGCTTAAATCCGTTAGAGCTTACATGGTATTTGATTTGTTGGAGCGCTCCGGAGAGGTTATTAAGACAGAGCCTTCAGTACAAGAAATTGAGCAGGACCAATTCGATTACGATTTTTCACTATACTACATAACTCAAATGCAACCGGAAGAGCTGCAGCAGGCGATTATGAACATTTCCGAGATTGAGAAGGTAGAAGTCGTACCATTAACAATAGAAATGCTGGGACAGATCTCAAGCAAGGAAGCAGCAGCTTCTGTAGAGATGCCCCTAATCGAAGAGAAGAAAGCAGAAGTTATTAGCAAGGATAAAGGAACAGCTAAACCGACCAAGCCCGCAGCAGGGAAGAGCAATGCGAAGCCTGCAGGCGCTGCCGTTGGAAACCGAACGATCAGAGTGGATATTGAACGGCTTGATGTGCTGATGAATTTGTTCAGTGAGCTGCTGATTGACAGGTCCAGACTGGAACAGCTGGCAAGTGAGCTGGATCATTCCGATCTAATAGAAACAGTCTCTCATATGAGCAGAGTGAGCTCTGATCTGCAAAATATTGTTCTCAAGCTGAGAATGGTACCGGTCGATACTGTATTCAACCGTTTTCCAAGAATGGTAAGGGATCTGGCAAAATCGCTGGATAAAAAAGTGGATTTGGTCATCACCGGTGCTGAAACGGAGCTTGACCGTACGGTAATTGACGAAATTGGCGACCCGCTTGTCCACTTGCTTCGAAACGCCGTAGACCATGGGGTTGAGTCGATCTCCAAGAGGATTGAGGCAGGCAAACCTGAGACGGGAACGATTCAACTAAGAGCCTTCCACAGCGGCAATCATGTATTCATCGAAATCGAAGATGATGGAGCAGGAATATACCGCGACAAGCTGCTGAAGACCGCCATTTCCCGTGGCGTTGTTACAGAAGCTGAAGGGGAATTGATGACAGACGAGCAAGTGTATCAGCTATTGTTCGCTCCTGGATTCAGTACAGCCGAGACGATATCGGATATTTCCGGAAGAGGCGTAGGGCTGGATGTCGTGAAGGCAAAAATTACTGCTCTCGGCGGAAATGTAACCATCCATTCTACACCGGGACAAGGAACGAATTTCTCTGTACAGCTGCCGCTTACGCTATCCATTATCGCAGCGATGCTGATTAGGCTTGGCGAAGAGAAGTATGCTATTCCGTTGTCTTCCATCGTGGAAACCGCCATTATCAAGAAAGAAAAGATCCGCTATGTCCATGGTTCAAAAATGATCAGCTTCAGAGACTCTATGATTCCTTATGTGTCGCTGTCGAAAGTGTTCGATGTCAGCGGATATACCGATGAAGAAGAGGATGAAGTTGAAATTGTAGTCATTCGCAAGGGAGAACAGCTTGCTGCGCTTGCGGTAGACGATTTTATCGGACAGAACGAAATTGTAATTAAGAGCTTAGGTAAATACCTGCCTTCCATACAAGGCATCTCAGGAGCCACGATTCTTGGTGACGGTCAGGTCGCGCTCATTATTGATCCGAATGGCTTCATTAAATAG